From Rubrivirga sp. SAORIC476, a single genomic window includes:
- a CDS encoding glycosyltransferase family 4 protein yields MRILTVVDHLGPGGTQRVAQNYAVGYARAGFASAVLGHEGSGPRAEILRERGVEVFVDEPQGAAPDALDRAVAWAPDVVHVHREGDAHPVVGGVLRRLRAALPQASMVETNVFSRADVTDTGRMFDLHFHLSRWCLWKWQKWTRFVRPRPVGIVLPYLIDAEAFYPDPEAGAAFRADLGVPDDAVLFGRIGQAMEAKWMPLLFDAFAAVAERDPRSHLLVVGLPEELRQGALAHLPEDIRRRVHDVTFLKGDAALRAAYSAIDVFAHAAHKGESFGMVLVESMLCETPVVALSRPAHDNSQIEVVGHDVGGLLAADAEAFEEALDALRADPERRRRLGQGAAQRVRERYAGERVVPDLVRAVEAVRASSSPDALRERLRALGFTTTVSDRDIRALLAPILGRTPVKQRLLSALVHQPHVYRLWRWVRR; encoded by the coding sequence ATGAGAATTCTGACCGTCGTCGATCACCTGGGACCCGGAGGGACACAGCGAGTGGCCCAGAACTACGCGGTCGGGTACGCCCGCGCCGGGTTCGCGTCGGCGGTGCTCGGGCATGAGGGGAGCGGCCCGCGGGCCGAGATCCTGCGCGAGCGCGGCGTCGAGGTGTTCGTGGACGAGCCCCAGGGCGCCGCGCCGGACGCGCTCGACCGCGCCGTCGCCTGGGCCCCGGACGTGGTCCATGTGCACCGGGAGGGGGACGCGCACCCGGTCGTCGGGGGCGTGCTGCGCCGCCTGCGGGCGGCCCTCCCCCAGGCGTCGATGGTCGAGACGAACGTGTTCTCCCGCGCCGACGTGACCGACACGGGCCGGATGTTCGACCTGCACTTTCACCTGTCGCGGTGGTGTCTGTGGAAGTGGCAGAAGTGGACGCGCTTCGTCCGCCCGCGGCCGGTCGGGATCGTGCTGCCGTACCTCATCGACGCCGAGGCCTTCTACCCGGACCCCGAGGCCGGGGCGGCCTTCCGCGCCGACCTCGGGGTGCCGGACGACGCGGTCCTGTTCGGCCGGATCGGGCAGGCCATGGAGGCGAAGTGGATGCCGCTCCTGTTCGACGCCTTCGCGGCGGTCGCAGAGCGGGACCCTCGAAGCCACCTGCTGGTGGTGGGGCTGCCCGAGGAACTCCGCCAGGGCGCGCTCGCGCATCTGCCCGAGGACATCCGCCGGCGCGTGCACGACGTCACGTTCCTCAAGGGCGATGCTGCGCTCCGGGCGGCCTACAGCGCCATCGACGTGTTCGCGCACGCCGCGCACAAGGGCGAGAGCTTCGGCATGGTGCTCGTGGAGTCGATGCTCTGCGAGACGCCGGTGGTGGCGCTGAGCCGTCCGGCCCACGACAACAGCCAGATCGAGGTCGTCGGGCACGACGTGGGGGGGCTCCTCGCGGCCGACGCCGAGGCGTTCGAGGAAGCCCTCGACGCGCTCCGGGCCGACCCGGAGCGCCGCCGCCGACTGGGGCAAGGCGCGGCCCAGCGGGTCCGCGAACGCTACGCGGGCGAGCGGGTGGTGCCCGATCTCGTTCGAGCCGTCGAGGCCGTCCGCGCGTCGTCGTCGCCCGATGCCTTGCGCGAGCGGCTCCGCGCGCTGGGGTTCACGACGACTGTGTCGGACCGCGACATCCGCGCCCTCCTCGCGCCGATCCTCGGCCGGACGCCCGTCAAGCAGCGTCTGCTCTCGGCGCTCGTCCACCAGCCTCACGTGTACCGTCTGTGGCGGTGGGTGCGGCGCTAG
- a CDS encoding flippase, with the protein MDAPPPPPDVPEAPRSPTAADGPPPIPKQGMVRNIAWLSGGSILVKPLWILFIVAACPRLLGVEAYGTMQSALALAAMILMVSDMGTSNLTLREVAAQPGEAVRYLSNILVLRGVLAAVCILGALLAAVLLDYDRLALLTVAAACAYLLAQYLIGFSRVFFRAAENLRYEAVSTVAERALVIAVGSTFLVTTRSPAWTLGGMALGAGVVGLTQIVWISRHLARFDAGSVSVAFIRQAAWLAVPLGIADLLLGLYYRADQVMVEAMAGDAAAGQYGQAYRILEALSLLPAIVVQGALFPRLTRLRAEGGLAEARRLAVRTGVFLTASGIGVSVLLWVAAPLLIRVLTGDAAFDPAASALRVLVWAFPLTCLKDLFFITSLSRQQYRTPVVIFGAAVALNVAMNLWAIPRYGIVGASVTTVISEALTVLLFLIPRRSPAP; encoded by the coding sequence ATGGACGCCCCGCCCCCGCCCCCCGACGTGCCGGAAGCCCCCCGCTCCCCGACCGCCGCCGACGGGCCGCCACCGATCCCGAAGCAGGGGATGGTCCGCAACATCGCGTGGCTGAGCGGGGGCAGCATCCTGGTCAAGCCGCTCTGGATCCTGTTCATCGTGGCGGCCTGCCCGCGCCTGCTCGGGGTGGAGGCGTACGGAACGATGCAGTCGGCGCTCGCGCTGGCAGCCATGATCCTGATGGTCTCCGACATGGGGACGTCCAACCTGACGCTCCGCGAAGTGGCGGCCCAGCCGGGCGAGGCGGTCCGCTACCTGTCGAACATCCTGGTCCTGCGCGGGGTGCTCGCGGCCGTCTGCATCCTGGGCGCGCTCCTGGCGGCGGTCCTGCTCGACTACGACCGCCTCGCGCTGCTCACCGTCGCGGCGGCGTGCGCCTACCTGCTGGCTCAGTACCTGATCGGCTTCTCCCGCGTGTTCTTCCGCGCCGCCGAGAACCTCCGCTACGAGGCCGTCTCGACCGTCGCGGAGCGCGCCCTCGTGATCGCGGTCGGGAGCACCTTCCTGGTCACGACGCGGTCGCCGGCCTGGACGCTGGGCGGCATGGCGCTCGGGGCGGGCGTCGTGGGCCTTACCCAGATCGTCTGGATCTCCCGCCACCTCGCCCGCTTCGACGCTGGGAGCGTGAGCGTGGCGTTCATCCGCCAGGCCGCGTGGCTGGCCGTCCCGCTCGGCATCGCCGACCTGCTCCTGGGCCTCTACTACCGGGCCGACCAGGTGATGGTCGAGGCCATGGCCGGCGATGCCGCGGCCGGACAGTACGGGCAGGCCTACCGCATTCTGGAGGCCCTCAGCCTGCTGCCCGCCATCGTCGTGCAGGGGGCCCTCTTTCCCCGGCTGACGCGGCTCCGGGCCGAAGGCGGGCTGGCCGAGGCCCGCCGCCTCGCCGTGCGGACCGGCGTCTTCCTCACGGCGAGCGGCATCGGCGTTTCGGTGCTGCTGTGGGTCGCCGCTCCGCTCCTCATCCGCGTCCTGACGGGCGACGCCGCGTTCGACCCGGCGGCGAGCGCGCTCCGCGTGCTGGTCTGGGCCTTTCCCCTGACCTGCCTCAAGGACCTCTTCTTCATCACGTCCCTCTCGCGCCAGCAGTACCGTACCCCGGTCGTCATCTTCGGAGCAGCGGTCGCGCTGAACGTCGCCATGAACCTGTGGGCGATTCCCCGCTACGGGATCGTCGGGGCGTCCGTCACGACCGTGATCTCGGAGGCGCTGACGGTCCTGCTGTTTCTGATCCCCCGCAGGTCTCCGGCCCCATGA
- a CDS encoding glycosyltransferase family 4 protein — MTRLRAAHAFFAERGVQVVALETAGDNAVYAWDDAGTAHAFEHVQVFPDAVFEALPPRAIVDAVTAALDRLDPGAVVINSYSAPDAQAALLWCRRNRRVAVCLMESKADDADRTAAREWVKARLVRQFDAALAGGTPQVAYLRQLGFPTEAAFLTCDAVDNDFFHLGAEAARDAPEAVRHLPGLHSPEPFFLASNRFVARKNLDRLLRAYARYRQRAAAPWRLVMLGDGDQRDALERIVADDDIDGVTFAGFRQIAELPAYYGLASAFVHTALVEQWGLVVNEALAAGLPVIVSERVGSATDLVRDGETGYTFDPTDLDALADRLVQVAAMSAEARARMGQRGQTVVEGWSPEQFARGMWEAVSAGRARSGRGPSLALRAILTAMWGLSREVGSYYAIPE, encoded by the coding sequence GTGACGCGGCTGCGGGCCGCCCACGCCTTCTTCGCCGAGCGGGGCGTCCAGGTGGTGGCCCTGGAGACCGCGGGCGACAACGCTGTCTACGCCTGGGACGACGCAGGGACGGCGCACGCCTTCGAGCACGTCCAGGTGTTCCCGGACGCCGTCTTCGAGGCGCTCCCGCCCCGCGCCATCGTAGATGCCGTGACGGCCGCGCTCGACCGGCTGGACCCGGGTGCGGTCGTGATCAACAGCTACAGCGCACCGGACGCGCAGGCAGCGCTGCTCTGGTGCCGCCGGAACCGCCGCGTGGCCGTCTGCCTCATGGAGAGCAAGGCCGACGATGCCGACCGGACCGCCGCCCGCGAATGGGTCAAGGCCCGCCTGGTCCGCCAGTTCGACGCGGCGCTGGCGGGCGGCACGCCGCAGGTGGCCTACCTCCGCCAGCTCGGCTTCCCGACCGAGGCGGCCTTCCTGACCTGCGACGCGGTCGACAACGACTTCTTCCACCTCGGCGCCGAGGCGGCCCGTGACGCGCCGGAGGCGGTGCGGCATCTCCCGGGGCTCCACTCTCCGGAGCCCTTCTTCCTCGCCTCCAACCGGTTCGTGGCGCGCAAGAACCTCGACCGGCTGCTCCGAGCCTACGCCCGCTACCGCCAGCGCGCCGCCGCCCCCTGGCGCCTCGTGATGCTCGGCGACGGAGACCAGCGCGACGCCCTCGAACGGATCGTGGCCGACGACGACATCGACGGCGTCACGTTCGCCGGCTTCCGCCAGATCGCCGAGCTTCCGGCGTACTACGGCCTCGCCTCCGCCTTCGTCCACACGGCGCTCGTGGAGCAGTGGGGGCTGGTCGTGAACGAGGCGCTGGCAGCGGGCCTGCCGGTGATCGTGTCGGAGCGCGTCGGGAGCGCGACCGACCTGGTTCGGGACGGGGAGACGGGCTACACGTTCGACCCGACCGACCTCGACGCGCTGGCCGACCGCCTCGTCCAGGTCGCCGCGATGTCGGCCGAGGCGCGGGCCAGGATGGGGCAGCGCGGGCAGACGGTCGTCGAGGGATGGTCGCCCGAGCAGTTCGCCCGGGGCATGTGGGAGGCGGTGAGCGCCGGCCGCGCGCGGTCGGGCCGAGGCCCCAGCCTCGCGCTCCGGGCGATCTTGACCGCCATGTGGGGCCTGTCGCGCGAGGTCGGGAGCTACTACGCGATTCCGGAATGA
- a CDS encoding glycosyltransferase family 4 protein, producing MTLPAEVAVVGRFPPPLDGQTLATARLAELVGTARPVVTVSTSAPEGDRLVSTEARWSWRRAAHYLGTGRRLRRELAAVPEAPVLWASISPHPLGHARDVLTTLPAFGPTRPVVAVVHRAYFDRMFAGITSATARRVVERCAAVVFLTEGLAERAAPYVPAEKRVVIPNTVGADVLCTDAEVEAARAARRGRTGLRLLFLGNLMPEKGYDLALDAAARLARTHDVRLDLVGRWPSADAEAAFAGRLQSLGLEGRVVAHGGVPHAHVKGFVLDADLLLFPSTHPSEALPVAVLEALNAGTPVVGVAHAALPEIVRDGAGTLVPPDADALADAAEALADPGAWAHASRAARARFDAAYSPDAVRQMWLSLLDRVA from the coding sequence ATGACCCTCCCCGCCGAGGTCGCCGTCGTCGGCCGCTTCCCTCCCCCGCTGGATGGCCAGACGCTCGCCACGGCCCGTCTCGCCGAGCTGGTGGGCACGGCCCGCCCGGTCGTGACCGTGTCCACCTCGGCGCCCGAGGGGGACCGACTGGTGTCGACGGAGGCGCGCTGGAGCTGGCGCCGTGCGGCCCACTACCTCGGGACGGGACGGCGCCTTCGGCGCGAGCTGGCGGCCGTGCCGGAGGCGCCCGTCCTCTGGGCGTCGATCTCGCCCCACCCGCTCGGCCACGCCCGCGACGTGCTGACGACGCTGCCCGCGTTCGGCCCGACGCGGCCCGTCGTGGCGGTCGTCCACCGGGCGTACTTCGACCGGATGTTCGCGGGCATCACGTCGGCGACCGCGCGGCGTGTCGTCGAGCGGTGCGCGGCGGTCGTGTTCCTGACCGAGGGGCTGGCAGAGCGCGCGGCGCCGTACGTCCCGGCCGAGAAGCGCGTCGTGATTCCCAACACGGTCGGCGCCGACGTGCTCTGCACGGACGCCGAGGTGGAGGCGGCCCGCGCGGCGCGGCGCGGCCGTACCGGCCTGCGGCTCCTCTTCCTCGGCAACCTGATGCCGGAGAAGGGCTACGACCTCGCGCTCGACGCCGCCGCCCGGCTAGCCCGAACGCACGACGTGCGGCTCGACCTCGTCGGCCGCTGGCCGTCGGCCGACGCCGAGGCGGCGTTCGCCGGGCGGCTCCAGAGTCTGGGCCTGGAGGGCCGCGTCGTCGCGCATGGCGGCGTGCCCCACGCGCACGTCAAGGGATTCGTGCTCGACGCCGACCTGCTCCTCTTCCCGTCCACCCACCCGAGCGAGGCGCTGCCGGTGGCGGTCCTCGAAGCACTCAACGCCGGAACGCCGGTCGTCGGCGTCGCCCACGCCGCACTCCCGGAGATCGTCCGCGACGGGGCGGGCACCCTCGTCCCCCCCGACGCCGACGCCCTCGCCGACGCGGCCGAGGCGCTCGCCGACCCCGGCGCCTGGGCCCACGCCTCCCGCGCGGCCCGCGCCCGCTTCGACGCCGCCTACAGCCCCGACGCGGTCCGGCAGATGTGGCTGTCGCTGCTCGACCGCGTCGCCTAG
- a CDS encoding FkbM family methyltransferase, with product MSLRSAVRSLPFASSLVHVARRAAAPLPRQVRFWDGVDRPATEGVAQLFRLWRRGAETAAESTAVFAAYDGGDVVDIGAFHGWYAALLSPKARPGDTFVLVEPDASAIPTLLRIVGALAQTFPDLHYCVVTKAAGDGSCVRPVYPYGTDGHPRFEAVEGDDRDRSVTLDGLVAGLGVRPALLKVDVEGAEVYVLKGALGMLEAGAPRVMLEVHPRWQPEGVEADDLLTLMRERGYVAEDLDVSEDAIRQLWRRAS from the coding sequence ATGTCGCTCCGTTCTGCCGTCCGCTCCCTGCCGTTCGCCTCGTCGCTCGTGCACGTGGCCCGTCGTGCGGCCGCGCCGCTGCCGCGGCAGGTCCGCTTCTGGGACGGCGTCGACCGCCCGGCCACCGAGGGCGTCGCTCAGCTTTTCCGCCTCTGGCGCCGGGGCGCCGAGACGGCGGCCGAGTCGACGGCCGTGTTCGCGGCGTACGACGGCGGCGACGTGGTCGACATCGGGGCCTTCCACGGCTGGTATGCGGCCCTGCTCTCGCCGAAGGCCCGGCCGGGCGACACGTTCGTGCTCGTCGAGCCCGACGCGTCCGCCATCCCCACGCTGCTGCGGATCGTCGGGGCGCTGGCGCAGACGTTCCCCGACCTGCACTACTGCGTCGTGACGAAGGCCGCCGGCGACGGGTCGTGCGTACGCCCGGTCTACCCGTACGGCACCGATGGGCACCCCCGGTTCGAGGCGGTGGAGGGGGACGACCGGGACCGGAGCGTGACGCTCGACGGGCTCGTGGCCGGCCTCGGCGTCCGCCCCGCCCTGCTCAAGGTGGACGTGGAGGGCGCCGAGGTGTACGTGCTGAAGGGCGCGCTCGGGATGCTCGAAGCCGGAGCGCCGCGCGTCATGCTGGAGGTGCACCCGCGCTGGCAGCCCGAGGGCGTCGAGGCCGACGACCTGCTGACGCTGATGCGGGAGCGCGGCTACGTGGCCGAGGACCTCGACGTGAGTGAGGACGCGATCCGCCAGCTCTGGCGCCGCGCCTCGTGA
- the dut gene encoding dUTP diphosphatase, producing the protein MIDLTDVRVTVLPHGEGLDLPAHAEPHAAGLDLRAAVPADAPLTLAPGAHALVPTGLQIALPDGTEGQVRPRSGLAYKKGVTVLNSPGTIDSSYRGEVGVLLINHGAEPFVVERGERIAQLVVARYLPVRLVPVADLDATERGAGGFGSTGTA; encoded by the coding sequence ATGATCGACCTCACCGACGTCCGCGTCACCGTCCTCCCGCACGGCGAGGGCCTGGACCTCCCCGCCCACGCCGAGCCGCACGCGGCGGGCCTGGACCTCCGCGCGGCCGTCCCCGCGGACGCGCCGCTGACGCTCGCTCCGGGCGCCCACGCGCTCGTGCCGACGGGCCTCCAGATCGCGCTGCCCGACGGGACCGAGGGGCAGGTTCGGCCGCGGTCCGGTCTGGCCTACAAGAAGGGCGTCACGGTGCTCAACAGCCCGGGCACCATCGACTCCAGCTACCGCGGCGAGGTGGGCGTGCTGCTCATCAACCACGGCGCGGAGCCGTTCGTGGTCGAGCGCGGTGAGCGGATCGCCCAACTGGTCGTGGCGCGCTACCTGCCGGTGCGGCTCGTGCCCGTCGCCGACCTCGACGCGACCGAGCGCGGGGCGGGCGGCTTCGGCTCGACCGGCACCGCGTAG
- a CDS encoding peptide MFS transporter has translation MSKGPDAEGASDLAAHQIAAAGGGTATGALSTEDTRFFGHPLGLSNLFFTELFERASYYGMRALLILYMTAETVDGGLGYDVGKSALVYGLYTSLVYLANLPGGWIADRLMGQRRSVLLGGILIALGHFTMAFEMIAAFYGGLGLIILGTGMLKPNISVMVGQLYSQEDPRRDAGFTLFYMGINIGAFAAPLICGALAVNYGWHYGFAAAGVGMAIGVIVYLLTGNQLGEIGKLTAEAQAEKAASLSMFWKGLAGTLVFFGGVAGLMVGGVIPATQAWIQGIYIVLLFTITFGLFGWLLTRPYWTDGEKKRLWMIILLFAGYAIFLAAFEQAGSSLNLFAEQSTDRTLGDWLQWIPGLENGTMVPAAWFQSLNAFFIFTIAPFVAMIWVYLGRSGRDPSTATKFGMGLVLLGLGFVTMVGAGLVSADGGQASPWWLVLTYLFHTLGELTLSPVGLSATTKLAPQRVSSLMMGVWFLGASVGNFIAGSIAGFYDTLNLPSFMGLVAAIAIIAGIGFFFLAGPMKRMMASAERA, from the coding sequence ATGAGCAAAGGACCCGATGCCGAGGGCGCCAGCGACCTCGCGGCCCATCAGATCGCCGCGGCCGGAGGCGGCACGGCCACCGGCGCGCTCAGCACCGAGGACACGCGCTTCTTCGGGCATCCGCTCGGGCTCTCGAACCTCTTCTTTACGGAGCTCTTCGAGCGCGCGTCCTACTACGGGATGCGGGCCCTGCTCATCCTCTACATGACCGCCGAGACGGTCGACGGCGGCCTGGGCTACGACGTCGGCAAGTCGGCGCTGGTCTACGGGCTCTACACGTCGCTGGTGTACCTGGCCAACCTGCCGGGCGGCTGGATCGCGGACCGCCTCATGGGGCAGCGGCGGAGCGTGCTCCTGGGCGGCATCCTGATCGCGCTGGGCCACTTCACGATGGCCTTCGAGATGATCGCGGCCTTCTACGGCGGGCTGGGGCTCATCATCCTGGGCACGGGCATGCTGAAGCCCAACATCTCGGTGATGGTCGGGCAGCTCTACAGCCAGGAGGACCCGCGGCGCGACGCCGGGTTCACGCTGTTCTACATGGGCATCAACATCGGCGCGTTCGCGGCGCCGCTGATCTGTGGCGCGCTGGCCGTGAACTACGGCTGGCATTACGGCTTCGCTGCGGCGGGCGTCGGCATGGCGATTGGCGTGATCGTGTACCTGCTGACGGGCAACCAGCTCGGCGAGATCGGCAAGCTGACGGCTGAGGCGCAGGCCGAGAAGGCCGCCTCGCTGAGCATGTTCTGGAAGGGTCTCGCGGGAACGCTCGTGTTCTTCGGCGGCGTCGCCGGCCTCATGGTGGGCGGCGTGATCCCGGCCACCCAGGCCTGGATCCAGGGCATCTACATCGTGCTCCTGTTCACGATCACGTTCGGGCTGTTCGGCTGGCTGCTCACGCGGCCCTACTGGACCGACGGCGAGAAGAAGCGGCTCTGGATGATCATCCTGCTGTTCGCGGGCTACGCCATCTTCCTGGCCGCCTTCGAGCAGGCCGGCTCCAGCCTCAACCTGTTCGCCGAGCAATCCACCGACCGGACCCTGGGCGACTGGCTCCAGTGGATCCCCGGGTTGGAGAACGGCACCATGGTCCCGGCGGCCTGGTTCCAGTCGCTGAATGCCTTCTTCATCTTCACCATCGCGCCGTTCGTCGCGATGATCTGGGTGTACCTCGGGCGGAGCGGTCGGGACCCGTCGACGGCCACCAAGTTCGGGATGGGCCTCGTGCTGCTCGGCCTCGGCTTCGTGACGATGGTCGGCGCCGGGCTGGTCTCCGCCGACGGCGGCCAGGCCTCGCCGTGGTGGCTGGTGCTGACGTACCTCTTCCACACGCTGGGCGAGCTGACGCTGTCGCCGGTCGGCCTGAGCGCGACCACGAAGCTGGCCCCGCAGCGCGTCTCGTCGCTGATGATGGGCGTCTGGTTCCTGGGCGCCTCGGTCGGCAACTTCATCGCGGGCTCGATCGCGGGCTTCTACGACACGCTCAACCTGCCGTCGTTCATGGGCTTGGTCGCCGCCATCGCGATCATCGCGGGCATCGGCTTCTTCTTCCTGGCTGGCCCGATGAAGCGGATGATGGCGTCCGCCGAGCGCGCCTAG